The window ttttaacagaatttttatacttaacgTTGACAGGGATAATACATTCCACGAAATTCGATAAGTTGCGAGTATGTCAGTATTATCCAGCATCATCCTCCACACTACGGGACCCCTCTCAGAGCTTTCAAGTTAGACTTCCTTTTTGTTTACGTCGATGATAATTTTgtgttaagaaaaaatttatttgaatctttGCAAAGTAACGAATCCTCCCCTCTTCAATTCTAAGATAGATcgaaatataatcaaaaaccTTACTTGGATGAATGGAATTAATGTATAGTATCTAAACTTGAGATATTTctaatacatattatagaaattaatttaaataaaataaaatttacatttaattaaattgaatcttGTTAGCTCAGACTAATTGCCCGTGTCCTTAATCGCGTTACGAGACGCAGAATGTTTTGGTTTACAAAACAAATGGCGCGCGTaggtttataaaataaatgtcttGCACAGCACTCTTTTATACTTTCACATGGAGGATCATTATTTCGCAAGCGACACGAAGATGAGAGTTATTAATTGGAAATAGTAGTCGGCGTGAAAATCGATACGGTGCAACGTTCCTACGTTCTTACATTCGTAAAATGGCGATGTAAATCTGTCCTATAATCTagttaaagtaatatattaataattaattaattgatcaattaataGACGAGTAAATTCGGTGCACATTCACGGTGTGATGCGGAGTAGAATCGGAACGTTGTACATCATTGCGAGACACTTTTCTTCATTTAGTGGTGAGGACAATACATAGAATTAAGTGATACAAGATTCAACTTTCAAGGagcatttaatatttgatagttGACACTTGTCGTTTAAGACCAAAAACGAAAAGGATGGAAAATGTCGcggaatttgtttttttttttaattttcttaactatatatctaattactttttttatgagaGTTACACGATTATGTTGCTAGTGCTTTAGTACGTCGGGATATTAGTGCTAAAGTGTTCGgagaaagattatttatattattaaaattatcttgtaataaaattatctcgtaacatgaaatttttgttacacgaaTGGAACGTTCGTAGTAGATGCTGCAATATAACATAACTTAGTTAATTGCTAATTAAAATCCCTTTAAACTTCTCGCTTTTGTCGGACAAAGGGGGCAAACTAATTGCGCTAACACGCTTAAAAACCATATTTAACAAGATATATTTACTTACTTTCACGTGGGGACGATTCAGGGCGCTCGAAAGGACCAATTCGATTCTCCCTGTTTAGATACAGCGAGAACGAAAATTAATAGATCATTAATCACGTTAATGAGATTAGAGTCGATCATCTTTCAGCGGGTAATCGTGGGTTTATTCTTGCTCCTTCTGCCTCTTattttcctcctttttttttacattttcgcACTACAAGTTCTTTCGACGACGAGACGACCGAATGAGGGGAATGAAGGGGAACTTAAGGGTAAACTCGAATCGTTTATCGCTTGCGAATGAAGTGCGGGAAAAATGTATGATGTGTGCCTGGTTTCTAACGTCGTTTCCCGAAGCGCAAGAAAACATGATCGACGTCTTGCCTCTTGACGTTTCTGTCGTACCGCGGTAGGTTCTCCTGGTATTCTGAAAGCAATCCAAATGCGTGCCGCATAATTATCCCTCATCGTCGTAATCAATCTCTTCAAGTCCGAGGGAACTAGGGGGTGGCACATTCAGGAGGCATTCGCATACATTGACACATTGGAGATTTCATGAGCGAcgataacataaattaattcacATAAGCGGCATAGAGAGCAGTTGCGAAAGGGGAGGGATATGTGTTTTTTCtctcattaaataaattaacccTCTTGGATACGTGGATCTACGACGTCTGACACAGAGTAACGTCTGCTCGTAACTATAAGAACGGCAAAATTGCCTTTCTGGGGGACCCtctctaaaaaaaagtaaatggCAGAAGAGACTCGCCTCCGAGCCGTTACAAAGGATCAAATGCTGACGTGTCAGACGAAATCCGTATGTGACTTATTTCTACAAGCAACaattttgctaattatttatgagCAATATTGTTTTTGTCAAAACATCTCCATACAAGATTTTAACAAATCGTCGTTTCCCATTTAGTTattagtacaaaaaaattaaatataagaatgaCGGACAAGTTTCGctacttgttttaaaaattgtaatttaaaaacaaaatatttaataaacatggTTTATCAAAGTAACTGCAAAATCTTTGTTTCATAAGTTTTATCAGATTTTTCTAAATACTGTAAGGCGAGGAGAATAAATCAGACGTGACAGGTCCACGTGTGTACATACACTGGAAAGGCACGCCGGAAAAAGGCGTCACAGTACAGTCAAAGGAATTGAAGAGTCGTTCGATTCGACTGACGGACGATTTACCTCTGTCGTCGATGAAGTCATTCAGATCCGATATTCTGGCGATGGCGATGCAGATTTTACGCAGTCTGGGCGGGAGCTCTTCGAGGAAACCCGAGTTGCACTGAGGGGGCAACGCGGCGAAAGTCTCACCGGACAGGACCGCCATGGTCGTCATGGACACCAGGATGGACACGATCAGCGTCGAGCTCATCATTTTTTCGGGCTGTAAGGAAGAGTAGAATGTCGTTCAACGCCGATCGCCGGCTTTCCGATCAGCTTTGCAAACAACGACGTAGGGAACGCATCGCTCAGGAAGACTTAAGTCGAAAcgacaattatttaattactgcaattttgattaattatactATACGGAAAAAAGGATATTTGTTGACCAGAAGACTAATCCTATTCGTTGCAATCGTAATAGATCTGCAGATTGCTTTGCCCcagcaaataaatttattccatTCCCTTCTCTTTCCATCTATCaatcttgtttatttttatgccgATATTCTATCAAcgataattatgttataaaaataaaattgcattttctcggctatttgttttaataacacaAGCTAACACGTTTCTGTGGACAAATTTACttagcaaaatttttccattttcgttTCCGTTTTTGCAAAACGGATTTTATTACAACATCGAACGATTAGCTATCGCAACAAAACTTGTTTACTCCTGCATacagtataatatattgtacatataaaacaaatatatgtaattttgctGTATAATTGTTTTTCGAATCGTTTGCGAATTATCAATCCATTCCGATCGTTATCAATCGATTCCTTTCGATCACGCTGAAATGTGACAGAAAAgaactctatatatataacatgtataaaaaaaattaaaggttctttcagaaattgtaaaaattcgaagTCGCAAGAGGTCCATGCGACTGACGAGAAACGCGTTGACAATGTGAATCACGAGCCAAGAATTTCTTAAGATGTCCAGTTCGACTTTCCGCTTTACGCTTACGTTGCGCGCCGTATTACAGAAGCGAGCTAGTCTGCATATATTGACCCGCGCAACTTCCTAGGCAATACGATTTCCTCAATATATGATAACGATAGGCGGATGCTTATTGAGCATTACGTGTCACGTACATATGCCGAGGTTTGTGCAATCCAAACGGAAGGGGAATGCCGGCCGATACCTAACATACGTGTCTCTTACAACATAGCGGTCACGATTAGCCTTAAACTTCAGCTGCAGCCGTCGTGACATAGTGCCAGTGAGCACAGTCACGGTAACTGATAACGTAACGGTATAATTAGTTGGTCCGTGTGAAATCTAATCAAGCGCCTCGCCCCTCCGATTACTGTCACGCATACTTAACGTTACCTCCCTACTTAATGTCTATTTCGTATGCTGAATACTGCCACGTGTTTCTTACGTTCGTACATTACAATATCTTTAATACATAACGCGTTCTCAttgttaatgttataattgtaaaaagcaACAGCAATCCACTATCCTATGACGTACAGCAGccgcaaaaatttttatttttatttcctctgAATTACTTCAATTTACGCAGCGATGCCATTTGTtcaaatcaatataatattgttaatctTCAgct of the Monomorium pharaonis isolate MP-MQ-018 chromosome 11, ASM1337386v2, whole genome shotgun sequence genome contains:
- the LOC105836520 gene encoding myosuppressin; its protein translation is MMSSTLIVSILVSMTTMAVLSGETFAALPPQCNSGFLEELPPRLRKICIAIARISDLNDFIDDREYQENLPRYDRNVKRQDVDHVFLRFGKRR